One Danio rerio strain Tuebingen ecotype United States chromosome 13, GRCz12tu, whole genome shotgun sequence DNA window includes the following coding sequences:
- the vstm4a gene encoding V-set and transmembrane domain-containing protein 4a precursor, whose product MKLSAVAIVLLTRVFIGELSDALNVTVTPGPVSMCMEGDNITLSCLVSQKKRSSSVLVLRWLYFPTPEDEHLVVRMGMKKAKYYGNYSKLFPQTKFLLWEENDGQLYRLLIKNVSREDGGNYTCKVQEIRKHRNKWRASSNGTGSMELRVHHTPSTGKTDVIWRMFEDLYLCAVLICSIGLVCMLVFALTITCQHLQHKRRLRASYNLVKCPENSSGETVTSVSSCSPAMHRKEKRHKAQPRDVTEPPPPPQIPAKAPAPRKPRRTKLLKAQPTKTSRVLEDSLTYAELELVKPKPVLKTDMTGCAQLEPKTHCTGTVYAQILFVEKQV is encoded by the exons ATGAAGCTCTCCGCTGTTGCGATAGTTCTCCTGACTAGAGTATTTATTGGAG AGCTGAGTGATGCTTTAAATGTGACCGTCACACCTGGCCCAGTCAGCATGTGTATGGAGGGAGACAACATCACTTTGTCCTGCTTAGTGTCTCAGAAGAAGAGAAGCAGCAGTGTTTTAGTTCTGCGCTGGCTCTACTTCCCCACCCCTGAAGACGAGCATCTTGTGGTGAGGATGGGCATGAAGAAAGCCAAGTATTATGGCAACTACAGCAAGCTCTTTCCTCAGACCAAGTTTCTCCTTTGGGAAGAAAATGATGGGCAGCTCTACCGTCTGCTGATCAAAAATGTGTCACGGGAGGATGGGGGAAACTACACCTGTAAAGTGCAGGAAATACGGAAACACAGAAACAAATGGAGGGCCTCGTCCAATGGAACAGGGAGCATGGAATTACGAG TACATCATACGCCGAGCACAGGAAAAACTGATGTCATATGGCGCATGTTTGAAG ATTTGTATCTGTGTGCTGTGCTTATCTGCTCTATTGGTCTGGTCTGTATGCTTGTCTTTGCCCTGACTATCACATGTCAGCATCTGCAGCACAAACGGAGACTACGAG CCAGCTATAACCTGGTGAAGTGTCCAGAAAACAG CTCAGGAGAGACAGTAACCAGTGTGTCCAGCTGCTCTCCTGCAATGCACAGAAAAGAGAAACGACACAAAGCACAGCCCAGAGACGTCACTGAACCACCGCCACCACCACAGATACCAGCTAAAG CACCTGCACCAAGAAAACCACGCAGAACCAAACTTTTAAAGGCACAACCTACAAAAACG TCAAGGGTTTTAGAGGACAGTCTGACATATGCAGAGCTGGAGCTGGTGAAACCCAAGCCTGTGCTTAAAACAGACATGACTGGATGTGCACAACTTGAGCCTAAAACACACTGCACCGGGACTGTGTATGCCCAAATACTCTTTGTGGAGAAGCAagtgtaa